From the genome of Glycine max cultivar Williams 82 chromosome 2, Glycine_max_v4.0, whole genome shotgun sequence, one region includes:
- the LOC100795971 gene encoding cyclin-dependent kinase C-2 produces MAIAAPGQLNVNESPIWGSRSVDCFEKLEQIGEGTYGQVYMAKEIKTGEIVALKKIRMDNEREGFPITAIREIKILKKLHHENVIKLKEIVTSQGPEKDEQGKPDGNKYKGGIYMVFEYMDHDLTGLADRPGMRFTVPQIKCYMRQLLTGLHYCHVNQVLHRDIKGSNLLIDNEGNLKLADFGLARSFSNDQNANLTNRVITLWYRPPELLLGTTKYGPAVDMWSVGCIFAELLQGKPIFPGKDEPEQLNKIYELCGAPNEVNWPGVSKIPYYNKFMPTRPMKRRLRDVFRHFDHHALELLEKMLTLDPSQRITAKDALDAEYFWTDPLPCDPKSLPKYESSHEFQTKKKRQQQRQNEEMAKRQKMQHPQPHTRLPPIQQPGQHAQMRSGPNQPIHGSQPQVSAGPTHHYGKPRGPSGGPGRYPPNGNPGGGYSHPNRAGQGGSGYGSGPYPPQGRGAPYGSNSMPGGGPRGSGASGYVGAPNYPQQGGPYGGSAAGRGSNMMGGNRNQQQYGWQQ; encoded by the exons ATGGCAATTGCAGCCCCAGGGCAACTGAACGTGAATGAATCACCCATTTGGGGATCCAGAAGTGTTGATTGCTTCGAGAAATTGGAGCAAATTGGCGAGGGCACATATGG TCAGGTTTACATGGCTAAAGAGATCAAAACTGGTGAAATTGTTGCTCTGAAGAAAATACGAATGGACAATGAGAGAGAGGGG TTTCCTATAACTGCTATACGAGAAATCAAAATTCTAAAGAAACTACACCATGAAAATGTCATCAAGCTGAAAGAAATTGTGACTTCTCAAG GTCCTGAGAAAGATGAACAGGGGAAGCCAG ATGGTAACAAATATAAAGGTGGCATCTATATGGTCTTTGAATACATGGACCATGATTTAACTGGTCTTGCTGACCGACCTGGGATGAGATTCACAGTTCCCCAAATTAAG TGTTACATGAGACAGCTTTTGACGGGGCTTCACTATTGTCATGTAAATCAAGTACTTCATCGAGATATCAAAG GCTCAAATCTTCTtatagacaatgaaggaaatcTTAAGCTTGCAGATTTTGGACTGGCACGATCATTTTCTAATGACCAAAATGCAAATCTTACAAATCGTGTCATTACGTTATGGTACAG acCACCTGAGTTGCTGCTAGGGACAACAAAGTATGGACCAGCTGTGGATATGTGGTCTGTTGGGTGCATTTTTGCTGAGCTTCTTCAAGGGAAGCCTATCTTTCCTGGAAAAGATGAG CCAgaacaattaaacaaaatatatgagcTGTGTGGAGCACCAAATGAAGTCAATTGGCCTGGGGTTTCCAAGATaccttattataataaatttatgccAACAAGGCCGATGAAAAGACGTTTGAGGGATGTCTTCAGGCA TTTTGATCATCATGCTCtggaattgttggagaagatGTTGACACTTGATCCTTCTCAG AGAATTACTGCGAAAGATGCACTTGATGCTGAGTATTTCTGGACAGATCCATTACCATGCGATCCCAAGAG TTTACCCAAGTACGAGTCATCACATGAGTTTCAGACAAAGAAAAAGCGCCAACAACAACGGCAAAATGAAGAAATGGCTAAGCGTCAGAAAATGCAGCACCCACAGCCACACACTCGTCTTCCCCCCATTCAGCAGCCTGGGCAACATGCCCAAATGCGGTCAGGACCAAACCAACCAATTCATGGCTCTCAACCCCAAGTTTCTGCAGGACCTACCCATCATTATGGGAAGCCCCGAGGTCCATCTGGTGGGCCAGGAAGATATCCTCCCAATGGGAACCCAGGTGGAGGATACAGTCACCCAAATCGAGCAGGTCAAGGTGGTTCTGGTTATGGCAGTGGACCTTATCCTCCTCAAGGGAGGGGGGCGCCTTATGGGTCCAATAGTATGCCTGGTGGTGGTCCTCGTGGCAGTGGTGCCAGCGGCTATGTTGGAGCTCCAAATTATCCCCAACAAGGTGGTCCATATGGGGGCTCAGCAGCTGGTCGTGGCTCGAACATGATGGGTGGAAACCGCAATCAACAACAGTATGGTTGGCAGCAGTAA
- the LOC113000922 gene encoding uncharacterized protein yields the protein MWRVLAAVTRNLQSTRKSSKVADESMFESGNGVELFGHERGRRSQHGWGLVCSILQAPISILSCVSHPQVNNNGSDGIWVTTGEFSSQVSEMNHLMVSDSMRYAILM from the coding sequence ATGTGGCGTGTTCTAGCTGCAGTGACAAGAAACCTTCAGAGCACAAGAAAGAGTTCCAAGGTGGCAGATGAGAGCATGTTTGAATCAGGAAACGGTGTAGAGCTATTTGGACATGAGAGGGGAAGAAGATCACAACATGGTTGGGGGCTTGTGTGTAGCATTCTTCAAGCCCCCATATCAATACTCTCATGTGTTTCTCACCCTCAGGTTAATAATAATGGCTCTGATGGGATTTGGGTAACTACTGGGGAATTCTCATCACAGGTGTCTGAAATGAACCATCTCATGGTAAGTGATAGCATGAGATATGCAATTTTGATGTAG
- the LOC100814270 gene encoding pentatricopeptide repeat-containing protein At1g71210, mitochondrial: MMLPLKQVTKHRLRSKSFISTVLNPCSSDHAAYTSLASSSPSQSTSSSSASSSFLISQNDVASSFRSWFAAARKQHQQLPFDPLLNRIHQILSSPAGEEDFSAALSALRLPLSESLVLRVLRHGAARRNILPCLKFFDWAGHQPHFHHTRATFVAIFQILARADLKPLVLDFLDSFRRRIFHHRVRFHDILVVGYAIAGKPQNALHAFGRMRFVGLDLDSFAYHVLLDALVEKNYLNAFDIIVRQIRSRGYENHMTNVIVVKHLCKERRLEEAEGFLNGLMCRGEELKGPEVSFLVGALCESYRFERAFELVKQFGSSGLVPLDHAYGVWIKGLVRGGRVDEALEFFSQKKDSEGYFPATVRYNVLICRLLRENRLREVYDLLVDMSESCIPPDAVTMNAVLCFFCKVGMADVALELYNSRSDLELSPNHLACKYLILTLCWDGGAKEAFNVLRSTVDRSYFPDGQTFCTLASALCRERKIDEMKELLYLAVGRNIVPPTSMYDKYISALCRAGRVEDGYLVHGELKSVAAKTSYVKMIKGFVKSGRGDTAARLLVEMNGKGHTPIPRLCRYVICSLLEMDNSRGRFFNLLEMLTRCQHSCQTYNFFLDGAGHAMKPELAREVFELMQRNGITPNMCSLILMMNGYLISGRISDALNFFNDVQRRGLATKKLYVALITGLCKSNKVDISREYFFRMLRVGLNPSLECYELLVQKLCSLQRYSEAMHIINVSQKMGRPVSSFIGNVLLYHSLISPQLYDTCVNLRGVEEGVFSGNSTLCLMIGAFSGRLRVSHYITDLERLIEKCFPPNIFTYNLLLKQVARSDMDKARLLFARMCQRGYQPNSWTYDIMVRGFSIHGRNDEARRWLKEMFRN; the protein is encoded by the coding sequence ATGATGCTCCCGCTCAAACAAGTAACCAAACACCGTCTCAGATCCAAATCCTTCATCTCCACCGTTCTCAACCCGTGCTCCTCCGACCATGCTGCATACACTTCTCTCGCATCATCATCACCCTCCCAATCAACATCCTCCTCCTCAGCCTCAAGCTCCTTTCTTATCTCCCAAAACGACGTCGCCTCCTCCTTCAGGTCGTGGTTCGCGGCGGCGCGGAAGCAGCACCAGCAGCTCCCCTTCGACCCCCTCCTGAACCGCATCCACCAAATCCTTTCCTCCCCCGCCGGCGAAGAGGACTTCTCCGCCGCTCTCTCCGCCCTCCGCCTCCCCTTATCGGAGAGCCTCGTCCTCCGCGTCCTCCGCCATGGCGCCGCCCGCCGCAACATCCTCCCCTGCCTCAAGTTCTTCGACTGGGCCGGCCACCAGCCCCACTTCCACCACACCCGCGCCACCTTCGTTGCCATTTTCCAAATCCTCGCCCGCGCCGACCTCAAGCCCCTCGTCCTCGACTTCCTCGACTCCTTCCGCCGGCGCATCTTCCACCACCGCGTCCGCTTCCACGACATCCTGGTCGTCGGCTACGCCATTGCCGGAAAGCCCCAAAACGCCCTCCATGCCTTCGGCCGAATGCGCTTCGTCGGCCTAGACCTCGATTCCTTTGCCTACCACGTCCTGTTGGACGCCCTCGTCGAGAAAAACTATCTCAATGCGTTTGACATCATCGTGAGGCAAATTCGCTCCAGGGGCTACGAGAATCACATGACCAATGTCATTGTTGTTAAGCATTTGTGCAAGGAGAGAAGGTTGGAGGAGGCTGAGGGTTTTCTCAATGGTTTGATGTGTCGTGGAGAGGAGTTAAAAGGGCCTGAAGTGAGTTTTTTGGTTGGTGCATTGTGTGAGAGTTATAGGTTTGAGCGTGCCTTTGAGTTGGTTAAGCAATTTGGAAGCTCTGGGTTGGTTCCGTTGGATCATGCTTATGGGGTTTGGATAAAGGGTCTTGTCCGGGGTGGGAGGGTGGATGAGGCATTGGAGTTTTTCTCTCAGAAGAAGGACTCGGAAGGTTATTTTCCCGCCACTGTTAGGTATAATGTTTTGATTTGTAGGCTTTTGCGGGAGAATCGGCTTCGCGAGGTTTATGATTTGTTGGTGGATATGAGTGAGAGCTGCATTCCTCCTGATGCGGTTACCATGAATGCTGTCTTGTGCTTCTTTTGCAAAGTGGGGATGGCGGATGTCGCGTTGGAGTTGTACAACTCCAGGTCTGACTTAGAGTTGTCTCCCAATCACTTGGCTTGCAAGTATTTGATACTTACTTTGTGCTGGGATGGGGGCGCTAAGGAGGCGTTCAATGTGCTCAGAAGCACCGTTGACCGGAGTTATTTTCCTGATGGGCAGACGTTTTGCACCCTTGCGAGTGCTTTGTGCAGGGAGCGCAAGATTGATGAGATGAAGGAGTTGTTGTATCTTGCCGTGGGGCGGAATATTGTGCCTCCTACGTCGATGTATGACAAGTACATATCGGCTCTGTGCCGGGCTGGGAGAGTGGAAGATGGTTATTTGGTACATGGGGAACTTAAGAGTGTTGCTGCCAAGACGTCGTATGTTAAGATGATTAAGGGTTTTGTTAAGTCTGGTAGGGGAGATACTGCTGCTCGGCTTCTTGTTGAAATGAATGGGAAGGGTCATACGCCGATTCCTCGGTTGTGTAGATATGTTATTTGCAGCTTGCTTGAAATGGACAATTCAAGAGGGCGCTTTTTCAATTTACTGGAGATGCTGACCCGTTGTCAACATTCTTGTCAGACTTACAACTTTTTCCTTGATGGAGCTGGACATGCTATGAAGCCTGAGTTGGCTAGGGAAGTATTTGAGTTGATGCAAAGGAATGGCATTACGCCCAATATGTGTTCTCTTATTCTTATGATGAATGGTTATTTGATCAGTGGGAGAATTTCTGATGctctgaatttttttaatgatgtacAGCGCCGGGGTTTGGCAACTAAGAAGTTATATGTTGCCTTGATTACTGGTCTCTGCAAGTCCAATAAGGTAGACATTTCACGTGAGTACTTTTTCAGAATGTTAAGAGTTGGATTGAATCCAAGCCTTGAATGCTATGAGCTTCTTGTGCAAAAGCTTTGCTCATTGCAAAGATATAGTGAAGCAATGCATATCATTAATGTATCTCAGAAAATGGGACGTCCAGTAAGTTCTTTTATTGGCAATGTACTTCTTTATCATTCTTTGATTTCACCGCAACTCTACGATACATGCGTTAATTTAAGAGGAGTGGAAGAGGGGGTATTTTCTGGTAATTCAACACTTTGCTTGATGATTGGTGCATTTTCTGGTCGTCTCAGAGTGAGCCATTATATTACGGACCTGGAAAGATTAATCGAGAAGTGCTTTCCACCTAATATTTTCACCTACAATCTGTTGCTAAAACAAGTAGCCAGGAGTGATATGGACAAAGCTCGTTTGTTGTTTGCTCGGATGTGTCAAAGGGGTTATCAACCTAATAGTTGGACATATGATATCATGGTACGTGGTTTCTCAATTCATGGGAGGAATGATGAGGCTAGGCGGTGGCTTAAAGAAATGTTTCGAAActga